In Leptospira levettii, the genomic window TTGTTAGGTGGTAGAAGGCAGGTATTTCCTGTAATAAAGAGAAATATACCTTCCGCATTCGATCACGTTTTGTCACATGAAGGCACTCCTTGGGAAAAAATCCATTTTTTTCATTCCAAGTTTTGACTTCCGAACAATGAAGGGTTTCGTTCTGGAGACTAATTATGTCAATTTCACCGATCCGTTTTCGGTAGTTTTGGAAGAGAATGGTATGG contains:
- a CDS encoding YraN family protein — encoded protein: MNKTTIGKLGERFACEFLESQGHTILFQNYRKRIGEIDIISLQNETLHCSEVKTWNEKNGFFPKECLHVTKRDRMRKVYFSLLQEIPAFYHLTTSFNLLHITEKKEVRFYSSIF